A single genomic interval of Mycolicibacterium holsaticum DSM 44478 = JCM 12374 harbors:
- a CDS encoding peptidylprolyl isomerase produces MSAPPPPPGGEFGQQPYDYPPPYGYPPEYYGYGSGYGYPPPRGTNGLAVASLICAFVFAPLGIVFGHMSLSQIKKSGEQGRDLAIAGLVISYLITVLAVLAVVVSVLFLLLLASSLDDVDPYPESPRYAAAPAAEMPAFAPSATPGANCQYPATIERAAKPVKPPSVGRVATDPARVNATITTSRGAIGVQLDNAKAPCTVHSFTSLARQGFFDDTTCHRLATTAQLHALQCGDPTGEGSGGPGYQFPNEYPTNQYRLNDPAMRLPVRYPRGTLAMANAGLGTNGSQFLLIYEDSPMPPTYTVFGTIDAGGLALLEKIAAEGVADGGDEGRPAADVTIRSVRFP; encoded by the coding sequence GTGAGCGCGCCGCCACCGCCACCGGGCGGCGAGTTCGGACAGCAGCCGTACGACTACCCGCCGCCGTACGGTTATCCGCCGGAGTATTACGGCTACGGGTCTGGTTACGGCTATCCCCCGCCCAGAGGCACCAACGGGCTGGCCGTCGCGTCGCTGATATGCGCGTTCGTATTCGCACCGCTGGGCATCGTGTTCGGGCACATGTCGCTGTCACAGATCAAGAAGAGCGGTGAACAGGGCCGCGACCTCGCGATCGCCGGTCTGGTGATCAGCTACCTGATCACGGTGCTGGCGGTGTTGGCGGTCGTGGTCAGCGTGCTGTTCCTGCTGTTACTGGCGAGCAGCCTGGACGACGTCGACCCGTATCCGGAGTCGCCGCGCTACGCGGCCGCCCCGGCGGCCGAGATGCCCGCGTTCGCACCGTCGGCGACACCGGGGGCCAACTGCCAGTACCCGGCGACCATCGAGCGCGCGGCCAAGCCGGTCAAACCGCCGAGCGTGGGTCGGGTGGCCACCGACCCTGCGCGGGTCAACGCGACGATCACCACGAGCCGAGGCGCTATCGGGGTGCAGCTGGACAACGCCAAGGCGCCGTGCACCGTGCACAGCTTCACCAGCCTGGCGCGGCAAGGTTTCTTCGATGACACGACGTGTCACCGGCTGGCCACCACCGCGCAGCTGCACGCGTTGCAGTGCGGCGACCCGACCGGCGAGGGCAGCGGCGGGCCGGGCTACCAGTTCCCCAATGAGTACCCGACCAACCAGTACCGGCTCAACGACCCGGCGATGCGGCTCCCGGTGAGATATCCGCGCGGCACGCTGGCGATGGCCAATGCGGGGCTGGGCACCAACGGCAGCCAGTTCCTGCTCATCTACGAGGATTCGCCGATGCCGCCGACCTACACCGTGTTCGGCACCATCGACGCCGGCGGGTTGGCGCTGCTGGAGAAGATCGCCGCCGAGGGGGTCGCCGATGGCGGCGACGAGGGTAGGCCCGCAGCCGACGTGACGATCAGGTCAGTCCGGTTTCCCTGA
- a CDS encoding peptidylprolyl isomerase, whose product MPTNEQRRATAKRKLERQLERRAEKARKRRIYAIVGGSVAAVVVIAAVVATFVITNRDSDTDTASVADTTATPTTSTPAPTGQGGLPPFAAPAGLGENCQYPATAEPASKQADPPRSGKVPTDPAQISASMETNQGDIGLMLDNGKSPCTVNSFASLAQQGYFNDTVCHRLTTSDSLSVLQCGDPTGKGTGGPGYQFANEYPTNQYQPDDPKLMQPVTYPRGTLAMANAGANTNGSQFFLVYQDSQLPPNYTVFGTIDETGLATLDKIAEAGVAGGGEDGAPAQDVKVTSILLD is encoded by the coding sequence GTGCCGACCAACGAACAGCGTCGTGCCACGGCGAAGCGCAAACTCGAACGTCAACTCGAGCGTCGGGCGGAAAAGGCCCGCAAGCGGCGCATCTACGCGATCGTCGGCGGGTCCGTCGCAGCGGTGGTCGTCATCGCCGCCGTCGTCGCGACGTTCGTCATCACCAACCGTGACTCGGACACCGACACCGCGTCGGTGGCCGACACCACCGCCACGCCGACCACCTCGACGCCGGCGCCGACGGGTCAGGGCGGGCTGCCGCCGTTCGCCGCCCCGGCCGGTCTCGGTGAGAACTGCCAGTATCCGGCGACCGCGGAGCCAGCCAGCAAGCAGGCCGATCCGCCGCGCAGCGGCAAGGTGCCGACCGATCCCGCGCAGATCAGCGCCAGCATGGAGACCAACCAGGGTGACATCGGGCTGATGCTCGACAACGGCAAGTCGCCGTGCACGGTGAACAGTTTCGCCAGCCTGGCGCAGCAGGGCTACTTCAACGACACCGTGTGCCACCGCCTGACCACCAGCGACTCGCTGTCGGTGCTGCAGTGCGGTGACCCGACCGGCAAGGGCACCGGCGGGCCGGGCTACCAGTTCGCCAACGAGTACCCGACCAACCAGTACCAGCCCGACGATCCCAAGTTGATGCAGCCGGTGACCTATCCGCGCGGCACGCTGGCCATGGCCAACGCCGGGGCCAACACCAACGGCAGCCAGTTTTTCCTCGTGTACCAGGACTCGCAACTGCCGCCGAACTACACGGTGTTCGGCACCATCGACGAGACGGGGCTGGCCACGCTCGACAAGATCGCCGAGGCCGGGGTCGCCGGCGGCGGTGAGGACGGTGCACCGGCCCAAGACGTCAAGGTGACGTCGATTCTGCTGGACTGA
- a CDS encoding carboxymuconolactone decarboxylase family protein has translation MRLNVLEHGHRLRTKALFKLVRVVSRQPVVDAVKLAMYRPEFYGAGALTHEAMRGPSDWSIGDRELMAAFVSKVNQTQFCIAAHSATSGLWYDDDEKVAATLADLETAPIDEALRATLRLLGTLTREHRVDPDDIRAALAQGVTPAQIEDALAVCLAFNITDRLADAFDFDLATPQAMTAGARYLLKRGYR, from the coding sequence ATGAGGCTCAACGTCCTCGAGCACGGCCACCGGCTGCGCACCAAGGCGTTGTTCAAGTTGGTGCGGGTGGTCTCGCGGCAGCCTGTCGTCGACGCGGTGAAGCTGGCGATGTACCGCCCGGAGTTCTACGGCGCCGGTGCGCTCACCCATGAGGCGATGCGCGGACCTTCGGACTGGTCGATCGGCGACCGCGAGCTGATGGCGGCGTTCGTGTCGAAGGTCAACCAGACCCAGTTCTGCATCGCGGCACACTCGGCCACGTCGGGGTTGTGGTACGACGACGACGAGAAGGTCGCTGCCACGCTCGCCGATCTGGAGACCGCGCCCATCGACGAGGCCCTGCGGGCCACGCTCCGTCTGCTGGGCACGCTCACGCGAGAGCACCGTGTCGATCCCGACGACATCCGCGCCGCGCTGGCGCAGGGCGTGACCCCTGCGCAGATCGAGGACGCGCTGGCAGTATGCCTGGCGTTCAACATCACCGACCGGCTCGCTGACGCGTTCGACTTCGACCTCGCCACTCCGCAGGCCATGACCGCAGGCGCGCGGTACCTGCTGAAGCGCGGCTACCGGTAA